In the Vespa crabro chromosome 22, iyVesCrab1.2, whole genome shotgun sequence genome, tatatggatttcttttcgataaaagGTCCGTCAATATTCGTTCTTGCACGAAGAGAATACTATAGTTTTTTGTGTTATCGATGATTATACATTTACAAAATTTCCTTGTCAGATCATCGAAAAGCCCTAAGGATATTTGAAGGAAAATCAAAATATCTTGCGCGTATTTCGCACAGGAACGTCAGGATACTGAAGTAACTCTATTTACGAGGACAGGGTGAAGCGGGAAATCGATAATCGATGGTGTTCGACTTTCCGGGAACCAACAACATCCCCTTCGATGTCTATTCTGCTACGTTTTCCATAACTCGTCATTCAATGCACGTGCGCCGATGGAATAACATTTGAAACTCGTAGATATATCGTCAGGTATATCAATGCCACGAAGTTTTCGTcattttcgtctctctctctctctctctctctctctctcatgataaaaatgaaatcccCTTGCCGCCGTGCGTCGAACGAGATTCGAATTCTTCGGCGtccgaaggaaaaaagaacgaaagaccGACAAAACAATATCGGTTTCCAAATGAGAAAATTGTTTAACCTAATTGGACTTTGCGAATCCGATATTcggtatagaaagaaagagtttaTTATCCAAGTTgattttaagaagaaaaataattcgaataccTGTATCTACGAGGAATTCTCTCCATCGAGATGAATCTCCGTCGTTATTCATTGATACGAAGATGAATCGATAGATGTTTGGAAAAAGGTGACGATACGAATGATGCTTCCTTATCGATAACATTCCAAAGAGGAGATTGGCCTTTGATAGATATTACGACGGTAGTCGTGCTGCTACTAGCGAATGCCTTTAAGGAGAGCAAGGCCACCTACCGATAGGATAGGatatgatcgaaaaagaaagaaagtaaggtAGAAAGATTCTCTGTTTGTACGGACAACGAGTGTGGTCGATCGACACGCGaccgttaaaaaaaaaaaaagagagagaaaaaaaagaaatcgaatgtAGTCCTGTCACGAGCAACCTTCACGACAAATTACGTTAACTTCGTAGAGGTCGTCGAATGATACTATATCGGATTCCTCTCGTCTATTCTCTTATTTTAAACGTTTAGAAAAAGGTTGTATCAGGTCTCAGGGAATGACGGATCGACCGACTTATATCGAGCCTTCGGAACAACGATCGAAGGAGGAGGTAGTAGGACGAGTATATTTGGCCTTGAGGAAAATTCTCGACGGTACGAGCGTGTCCTTTGGCGAGTTTACCGATCCAACGGCAATGACAGCGGCAACGACAACGCTTCTCCCAATTTTGTTTTCGAGAAGATCGAAAGCAAAGGGGGATCATCGGCGAACCCCAGGCCGATCGACCTTGCCCTCCCGCCCTTCGAGATATAAATTCAGATCTCTTCGTGATACTAATCTCACGTTTAGTATTCTATCgaaattttttgttccttACACCCTCGAATATTCGAGAGATCGGTAAATTTCACTCGGGATATCTCCCCTCCGGAGATATTGTCCTGAGGGGAGCTGCCGAAAATTGTCCAAGAGAAAGACGATTCTACTCGAGCATTTTCTCAACATTGACTCAAACATTGACATTATATCGTTTATGGTATAACACGCTTCAATCTAGTATTTAAATCTTACTCCTACAGCTTGTAAGCGAAAATTGTTCTATGGTAGAAActaaaaaagattataccGAGAAACATGCCTCGAGCGAATCTCCCGGTAAAGAGGGAAGGACGACGAACGCTGATGAAACGGGAAACGATGTTAAGGACGGAAAGGGAGCTATCGTATCCGAGAATGGTGAGGAGAAAACGaatgagaaaaacaaaacgaatgCCAGACGAGTGAAATTTTCCTTAGCCGAGGAGACTACCATTTTCCCTAGCTCAGAAGAGATAGGTCGTTATCGGAGAATTTTCGCCtctacataagtatatattatcgttaagaaaatagaaagggaaaaaaaaagaaaagaaaactaataaACGAAAACTCCTCTCAGAAGATACGAAAAAtcaagaagaagggaaagagtcCTGCTCTAATCTGCAGGACGAAGTCTGCACGACGAAGgagtttctttattattgcgcGGTTCATCTGGTAGCATATAGCATTTGTATTTTGATCATTGTCATGACAATCGTCACGGGCTATTCCATGGCACATTGAAGATTTTACCTTAACGAGCTATTTTAATCGTGCCTAAACAATATGACGTAGtcgatgtaaagaaaaaacaaaaaaaaaaaaaaaaagaaaaaagaatttgtaatCGTTCACGATACGAAACGCGTACCATACCCTTGAgtaaatattatctaattattacatttaacgaCGATCAAACGAAGATTGAGCGATCGTTAAACTCTCTCGCGtgttattcgatcgatcgcaTTCGACGTCGATCTTCGTTTCTCCTTAgcgctcgctctttctctccattatACCCTTCTATCTATTCCCTCTAATTCTCCCGCCCACCTACCGTGCGTCTCCCTTTACATAGATATGTAGATATCTATGTAATCCCTCGTCAGCTGATCTCCCGTAGCTCCTTAAACGGCCGTAAGCTTCGCTTTCTACGAACGTAGGACATAGACGGAAATATCGATGGTAGGAGTCACCGATCCGACGACGAGTATCGATCCGAATACCGAATTGAAACTGGACGACGACTGACATATCGATTCGACTGTATGTCCTACTTTCGTTAAATAGACAACCATAAAGGATACCACTTTTAACTTCCTTCCATCTCCCTTTCCCCTTGGTTAGGACTTTAAGTAGACTTTTATACCTCGAGGCTCTATGGGGACGTAACCAAAGGGGTTCTaacgaagaaaaggagagagagagagagagagagagagagaggggaaaggCGGCTTtttcactctccctctcttgaTCGACATCACCGATCCCGATAGTAACTCGTTCACCGATGCTCCCCGTCAAACTTTCTCGAATAAAATCGTATGAAGGGTCACCGTCGAACTAAATTTAATGGACCAAACTTTACGCTAATTACATTGCCCGAAGCGCGCTTACGTATGCGTGTTTATACGgctatttgattttttctttttttcatttcatttattttctttaaattataatttccaTTAAAAACAATGTGATAAAATATTGTTGTCCGAACGACTCGATTCGAAATAGAAGCATCGACGACGTTATCCACGGGATCCTTCTCTCGAGTCGGGATCTTTCTGAACGAGTTCACGAAAAAGACTTAGAAAGAATCTTTATCTTTTGCCCATAGAAATGTTAGTTTCCCTTATGCGTCATAGAAGGAAAACATTTCTCTCGAGACAATTTAACTCCATTGCGGTAATCTATTTTAAAACTAGCTCCGAATGAAAAACGTTACATTGGCGTTGACtcgattttttattgattttcgaTGCGTACCTTCTAATGTTAATGGAATTTACTTTTATACTTTCTATCGAGTAAAttcctcttatttttcatcattCATTTTAAATCACTTGGAagcattctttttaatatttattgcgattactaagaaagaaaatatatatatattaacttgTCCTAATAACTTTTGTcctaataaaatgaaacagtTTATATCGGTTCGATTGTTAAAACGCTTATTTTAAATAGCATCACGTACATAAGCACGTAGGTATATGTCGAGGAAAAAAACGACTTATTTTTCAGTTAAAGAACTGGAACGACCGACTACGTTAgaattttttgaaagaaatgcCGCGAGCAATGCTCTTGCCAGGAAGCATTACTTCATCGAACCGAGGACAGGGGTGCCACGATGTCTAGCCAAGTAGTTTATTCGGTATCTCAGCCAAGTCGGAGATATACACGAATTCtctccccttcttttttcctttcgtaatttttttcgaaaacttTTCTCACCGTTATCGTACACGAGAGCGTAGTACTTATTTCGCGACACATCCTTTGTACAACTTTGCTTGTACGAAGGGAAACAAAGGGAAAGATGCAATTCATTTCCAACGAGATAATCGAAACTTTTCGAGACGATAAAAGACGACGACCTGCAACGACCGAAGCACTTAAAGCTCATACTGCGTGATTGTCTCTAGTTTAACGctcaaaattcaaataaataatttcatatgatgaagagaagaagaaaaaagaaaagaaataatcgtagCTGATATTACGAGTAAACGGTAAGAAGAGGAATAAGTTGCGATGAAATTATTGCCTAGCTAGAGACACCGCCTGCACCCTTGTGTCCATGTTCGTGCCTAtgtatgcaaatatatatatatatatatatatacatatttatatatatacatatttatatatatatatatatatatatacgcatatccaCATTGCAAAGGTCGGTCCTATGGCACGGCTGGTTCTCGAAAGGTTGAAGACCTTCCCTCTTCATTATTAACACGATGTACATCGATTTTGTCTGCCTAGCTTCGTAAACTCGTTTCCATTTTACGAGACCACGGAAGACAACGTGttagtcctctctctctctctctctctcgaaagtTGCACGTTCTACCCTCGCAATCTTATCATTCAAGATGAAAATCAACGTCGAGaaatatcaaagagaaaatatcaGAGGATCGCGAAAACGACGAAACACCTGTTGTTCCGTTTCGACGAGAAGGATCGTATATACTTACCCCACAAGGATAGATCGATGTCGATCACGCGATTGTTACAGACTCGATCTTCGTAGCCAACATCGCCGTTTGGACACATGGAATTTCACTCGCGAGAATTTTAGATCGAAAGATTCGAAAGatattactatatttctaccttttcttttattctttttttcaaaaagaagagaaaaagtgaaagaagcgagaataaggaagagagaaaaaagcgacgaaacgaagaaaaaataaaaaaaagaaagaaggagtgTAACGACACATGGCAACTACGCTTTTCaacgattttctttaaaaacggaaagaaaagatatttcctctttttgaAAGGAGGAGGCACCGTTTGCTCGGCCGtgttcgctcgctcgcgcgCGAGCAGCAGCGACGACGAGCGAGGGTCGTCGCCGTTTGCGCGACCACCCCCCCGGTATATTCTATCCCTTTGATGCCACGTGCTGATGCCGAGAAACGCGCACGTTCCAAACGGGAAGGAGGGTTGCCATGATCCCCCTACCCTAACACATAACGTCGGACTTACGTCGGCGCTTTTCCACGCGCGGTTTCACGCGCAAACGCCGGATTCTCTACGACCTCGGGTCAAGTCGACGAGTTccctaagaagaagaagaagaagaagaagaagaaaaaattcatttccttTATCGCCTAAATCATGCTTTCCTATCCGACGATACATcgcttatataatatacccCGTACATACGTATCTTATTGTTCTTTCAGATTTGACGCGGTCCCGATATACCGTCCGGATAACGAAAGAGAATTGCAAAGAATGGCAGATACACCGACCGTATTCCGTTTTACTAACAACAACGATCACTTGAATTTCAATCAGCGCTTATTCTACGAGAAAAATGGATTTTTAATCATTCCCGATCTTATACCGCAACGTATATTGGACAGGTGTTCGAAGAGGTAATTGAAAACGATCGCGATCGATCCTTTCAAAGGATACAGTTCTTATTTTCTAGATACGACGACATCATTTCCCGAAATATCGATCCAGGACTCATCACGATTATGCAGGACGTAGTCGATAGGAAATTGGTCAATAAGATACAAAACATTAATCACGATCAAGTATTTGaagaatatttcgaatatgaCAAGTTGTTGGATATCGTCGAGTGTTTCACGGGCCCTAATATAATGGCCATGCATAGCATGTTAATAGCGAAACCGCCGGACGCAGGATACGGTTCGAGCTCGTaaggatattttattattattattattattattatccatttatatgttttatatgatTTATCAAGATCCAACGACATTTCCAGACATCCACCGCATCAGGACCTTTATTATTTCCCTTTTCGGCCGGCCGACAAGGTCGTAGCAACTTGGACCGCAATAGAGCCGTGTAATCGTTCGAACGGTTGCCTTTACGTTATTCCCGGAACTCATGCACTCGATAAACTCTACGAGCACGATTATCTTCCTGGCTCGAAACCGAATACAGTAAACAAGTTTTATTACGGTATTTTGGTAAGTAATTGCAAAAGATTGTATTTTACCGATACACTTCGCGTAATAACATCTTTTTTTAACCTTTTTAAGGATTTACCACCGATGGACGAGAGATCCTATATCGCAATGAAACCCGGCGATACAATCTTCTTCCATCCTTTGCTGATACACGGATCCGGCATTAATCTATCCAACGGATCGAGAAAGGCCATTTCTTGCCATTACGCCTCCTCCGACTGTTATTACATCCAGGTAttaacatagatatatatatatatatatatatatatatatatatatatatatatcatcaatTTTTACTTGTTTTCCAACTTCTTATCCAAGTAAcggtaaataatattattcgcgCAGGCTAAAACTCCATTggaaaagcaaaaacaaaatgaCATGCTGACGATTTTCAAAAAACGATTCCCTAATTCGAATATAACGTATGAGGATATTTGGAAACTCAAATCCAAGCTCGTGCGCGGCGCTCGATCCTCGTTGTAGacttctctctcgttcacaTTTGCGCGGTaactattttgtaaaataataataataataataataataataataaagatggtTAGTTTTCAAAGATGACAACAGGAAAGGAAATTTGTCCTGTCGAGGGTAATTGATTGCACGACAGAAGAAGATGTAACGACAACACCGTCGTTGTCGCGATTATTATTCAGTGACTTGATATCACGACGATGTCGTTGATGATTATAAGGTGGTTGAAGAGTGTAACAATGTTTCGAATGAGGATCTTTATAGGTATTCTCATGTCGCACGCTAGCACTGGATGTACGACAGGCGGCGAGGCAAGTTTGAAATCGATCCATATTGCGAAGACGCACCTTTACcgtatcttcttcctttattctcGGAAGATTTTTACCACTTTCTACGGTatccttctttccctttataTGCtgttaacataataataataataataggagcgTACCTTAGACTGAATTACTTAGAATAAATAGGAAGAGGTTAAGGGGAATACCTTGGCAGGATGTAAACAGCAGGAAACGCAATATTCGTAAATAGCACAGCATCCTTGAGCGTTACACGTCTTACAACTGTATCTCTCTTTAAGGGCCGTAACCGTGGCCTCTTCAGCTTTATAAGGTTGCTTCTGTTCCCTGCTACAGCAACCATTAGACAAAAGTTCGTGCCTGGCGCATACTACCCCGTGCTCGTCCACTATCAATACTTTGccctaaaaaataatttcatcctTTCCTGCTTTTATAAACATAAGACGCCTTTCGAGCGTGTAATATGTCTACAACAATATACCTGTACAGAATTGCGGCATGGTCGATTAGACGTATCGCTGTCATTCAAGTTTGACGGCGAATCTATACCTAAGCCATTTTCATTAGCTCCTCCTTCGTTCGGAACATCCATCCCCCAGGATTCACGTGGTTTACCGGATGCTTTAAGCTGTTGCGACGGAACGTCGTCGTCAGAAATCatatcgtcgttgttgttgttgtcattCATTATCAATCCCTCTATATCGTCGAGATCGGTATCCAATTCTATCGATCTActctgtaataaatattattattttagtcgACCTTACAAACGTCATATTCAACCTTATACATTGATCCTAGCTAACCTTAGAAAAATCCTCTCCTTACCTCATTgcggaataaagaaaaagcgcAATAAGTCAGCGACAATGTAAATATAAGTCCCAAAACTAAACGCCGACGAATAATCCTAACGAATCCCGTGTATCCTGCCATGGTTATATAATTCGTAACCGAGCACAAAACTTTAAACTTTTCCTCTTAAACTTTTAtgcatttttatcgtttaggTATACCTATTAGATTCATTGTATACCAAGATATTATCCGAGATAAGATATTTCTCGCTACATATAGCTCGATTAACACGcataaacgataaatatcaCCAAATCTCTTGCAAAAGGAGGTTATGTTTCCATTGGACTTTTCAGCATATCTATTTTGTAACATTcgcgaatatttctttttaatcgtacCGAATCACTGCGAATACTTGTTGATTACCTTGCTTGATATCGAGGacatagatatagagagaatCGATCAAAAGCACGACATTTAAGAATATCCTGAAATTAGATCGCAAGAATagatttctttgtttcttccgTCGAACGCTAGATGGCTTATAACATATCGTCTCGTTACATACACGCATATGGATAGAGTTTGACAAGGCGCATAATTAATACGCCGCCAAACGCATTGTTGTTGGAAACCaaccgaaaagaaaaaaaagaaaagaaaaaaaagacgccAGGAACTAAATCATTCAATCTGCCATAGCCGCCACGAACTTTAATAACTCGtgtaaagttaaataaatatatcataatcaTTCTTTGATTCGCAAAGTTTCTATTTACACATACCGGCATATCGACGTATAACCGAGGAGTTGATAATAACTACGACGACATCTAGCGTTCGCATTTACAAACTTATGCCGcgtaaatcgataaaaatcgatcgactTATAACAAACATATACTACGATACGTCGTATAGAGATGCattttatacatatgcatCTTGTGATACGCACAGGAGGGAAACATTGTAccattgttaaatatattatttgcaagaatattgttttatacGTACGCAGCTCGTACTTATAAAAAGTTTGCGGTATAAAAAGCATAAACCATGTAAAAGGGCGcgattttatatcgattaatcgatgAATGATGACGGCTTTCTTACACTTATcaacgatcgaacgatatgacattaagtaaaataaaatgggtACTATCGTTtgctatatttttattaattttctctacTCTTACTTGGACTTCGATACATTTTGGTCAAATTAGCGGTATGGAAATGTGagtacacacacgcacacgtatatctatatatacgcgaccattttcatatttaaaaagacGTTGCAAAAAttgcattattttttcttacctCTTTTAAAGCgacttaataaaaattattcgtggCAGCGCAGTAATTCTAATAGGAGCGATCAAAAGCATACAAAGATATCGAacaaggaagaggaggaatcGGAATTTGGAGAATATTTAACGAGTAAAACTGCAACTACCGATAGCGTTATCGAATATACCGACAGTTCCGGTTTTTGGGGTATACTTCCTGGTAATCATACGATTCTTCCTTATCTTTTAATTCGAAACAGTGGGGATCATTTTACAAAAGGGTCCCGTAAGAAACGAACGAGCTCGCTACAGTTTCGAATGTCTCCCTCGGCAGCGTAAACAAAAATCACGTTCGTATGTATCATGGCGAACGATTGCAAATCGAACGATTCGAAATAGAGCCTAAAACGTGATTTTGACCACGTCGTTGTTTTGTCCCAACATCGAACGCACGTGAAAATCATCGAATAGTTGAAATACATTTTTCCTTATCCTTACAcatgtgtgtgagtgtgtatatgtatgtatgtacgtatgtatgtatgtatgtacgtacgtatgtatgtatgtatgtatgtatgtttcgttttttttttttttttttttttttattcgtgacTTTTTGGGAAAAGGTTCGTTTGCGAACGACGAAAGGTTAGAAGAATAAGTGGGAACATCTGGCCTGTGAGAGAAGACTCTTAACTTGATTTATGTACACTTTCTCTAGAAGGATGAACCGTTTTGAGAGGCGAATTTCTTTTCAAGGAAATTTCAAGGCtttttcgaacgaacgaaccatTCTTCGTTCACTTTGGTGTTAATAATGTACGCCAAAGTAGTCTTGACGACTGTACTTGAGAACATCGAACGATATCTAGGATTTCGAATTACGCAGACATCGGCGAAATATTAGTTAACGTTAAAATGCGATCAAAACGCTTTTTAAACAAAGAGACAAGGTCGATCCGATCGTTTCGACGGTAGATTCGTAACGTTAGTAAAGTTACCAACGTGATGAACTTTGTCCTTTGAATTTTCTCTCAGATTCTTCGGCTTAAAAAAACTTGTCGTATATCGTCGTTCTACGACGAAggacgtttttcttttctcatctctctctctctctctcttttttcccctcgcAGCTCCTCGGACGAAAGTAAACAAAGGACCGTCGTAATAGTCCAGTTAGTTCCATAAAGTGCTGCTAGAGCGCTCGTAACAAGGG is a window encoding:
- the LOC124431915 gene encoding SREBP regulating gene protein isoform X1, producing MAGYTGFVRIIRRRLVLGLIFTLSLTYCAFSLFRNESRSIELDTDLDDIEGLIMNDNNNNDDMISDDDVPSQQLKASGKPRESWGMDVPNEGGANENGLGIDSPSNLNDSDTSNRPCRNSVQGKVLIVDEHGVVCARHELLSNGCCSREQKQPYKAEEATVTALKERYSCKTCNAQGCCAIYEYCVSCCLHPAKHIKGKKDTVESGKNLPRIKEEDTVKVRLRNMDRFQTCLAACRTSSASVRHENTYKDPHSKHCYTLQPPYNHQRHRRDIKSLNNNRDNDGVVVTSSSVVQSITLDRTNFLSCCHL
- the LOC124431915 gene encoding SREBP regulating gene protein isoform X3, encoding MNDNNNNDDMISDDDVPSQQLKASGKPRESWGMDVPNEGGANENGLGIDSPSNLNDSDTSNRPCRNSVQGKVLIVDEHGVVCARHELLSNGCCSREQKQPYKAEEATVTALKERYSCKTCNAQGCCAIYEYCVSCCLHPAKHIKGKKDTVESGKNLPRIKEEDTVKVRLRNMDRFQTCLAACRTSSASVRHENTYKDPHSKHCYTLQPPYNHQRHRRDIKSLNNNRDNDGVVVTSSSVVQSITLDRTNFLSCCHL
- the LOC124431915 gene encoding uncharacterized protein LOC124431915 isoform X2 — translated: MSSISSKSRSIELDTDLDDIEGLIMNDNNNNDDMISDDDVPSQQLKASGKPRESWGMDVPNEGGANENGLGIDSPSNLNDSDTSNRPCRNSVQGKVLIVDEHGVVCARHELLSNGCCSREQKQPYKAEEATVTALKERYSCKTCNAQGCCAIYEYCVSCCLHPAKHIKGKKDTVESGKNLPRIKEEDTVKVRLRNMDRFQTCLAACRTSSASVRHENTYKDPHSKHCYTLQPPYNHQRHRRDIKSLNNNRDNDGVVVTSSSVVQSITLDRTNFLSCCHL
- the LOC124431916 gene encoding phytanoyl-CoA dioxygenase, peroxisomal-like; translation: MADTPTVFRFTNNNDHLNFNQRLFYEKNGFLIIPDLIPQRILDRCSKRYDDIISRNIDPGLITIMQDVVDRKLVNKIQNINHDQVFEEYFEYDKLLDIVECFTGPNIMAMHSMLIAKPPDAGYGSSSHPPHQDLYYFPFRPADKVVATWTAIEPCNRSNGCLYVIPGTHALDKLYEHDYLPGSKPNTVNKFYYGILDLPPMDERSYIAMKPGDTIFFHPLLIHGSGINLSNGSRKAISCHYASSDCYYIQAKTPLEKQKQNDMLTIFKKRFPNSNITYEDIWKLKSKLVRGARSSL